A window of Brachybacterium fresconis contains these coding sequences:
- the argC gene encoding N-acetyl-gamma-glutamyl-phosphate reductase, producing MTSAPGAPTPATPASAITAPAPAAASAAPTRLPRAAVVGASGYAGGEALRLLAGHPGIEVATVTAHSSAGKRLSQVAPHIDLGHDPVLQETTVETLRGHDVVILALPHGQSGQIAAALRVEDPDVLVLDLGADHRLESAEDWAAYYGSEHSGTWTYGMPELPLADGRRQRELLVGAREIAVPGCNATAVSLALAPLVRAELIDATRMSAVLPVGPSGAGRAPKQHLLFSEISGAASAYAVGGTHRHVPEVLQNLRRASGREDLRLGFTPVLVPMSRGILAVITAPVTDSTTTADLLDALRADYAEEHFVTVLEEGVFPSTGEVVGANTIRLGAATDPRSGQATVIAAIDNLVKGTAGAALQSLNLALGIEEGTGLTRTAIAP from the coding sequence ATGACCTCTGCACCGGGTGCCCCCACTCCTGCGACCCCTGCGTCCGCGATCACCGCCCCCGCGCCCGCGGCGGCGAGTGCGGCACCCACGCGCCTGCCGCGAGCGGCCGTCGTCGGGGCGTCCGGGTACGCCGGCGGGGAAGCGCTGCGCCTGCTGGCCGGGCACCCTGGCATCGAAGTCGCCACCGTCACCGCGCACTCGAGCGCCGGCAAGCGCCTCAGCCAGGTCGCCCCGCACATCGACCTCGGGCACGACCCCGTGCTGCAGGAGACCACGGTGGAGACGCTGCGCGGCCACGACGTGGTGATCCTCGCCCTGCCCCACGGGCAGTCGGGACAGATCGCCGCCGCCCTGCGGGTCGAGGACCCAGACGTGCTGGTGCTCGACCTCGGCGCCGACCATCGGCTCGAGAGCGCCGAGGACTGGGCGGCGTACTACGGCAGCGAGCACTCCGGCACCTGGACCTACGGCATGCCCGAACTGCCGCTGGCCGACGGCCGCCGCCAGCGCGAGCTGCTGGTCGGCGCCCGGGAGATCGCCGTCCCCGGCTGCAACGCCACCGCCGTCTCTCTTGCCCTGGCCCCGCTGGTGCGCGCCGAGCTGATCGACGCCACCCGGATGAGCGCCGTGCTGCCCGTCGGCCCCTCCGGCGCGGGCCGTGCCCCCAAGCAGCACCTGCTGTTCAGCGAGATCTCCGGGGCCGCCTCGGCCTATGCCGTCGGCGGCACCCACCGGCACGTCCCCGAGGTGCTCCAGAATCTGCGCCGCGCCTCTGGGCGCGAGGATCTCCGCCTGGGCTTCACCCCCGTGCTGGTGCCGATGAGCCGCGGCATCCTCGCGGTGATCACGGCGCCGGTGACCGACTCGACGACCACCGCGGATCTGCTGGACGCCCTGCGTGCCGACTACGCCGAAGAGCACTTCGTGACCGTGCTCGAGGAGGGGGTCTTCCCCTCCACCGGGGAGGTGGTCGGGGCGAACACCATCCGCCTGGGCGCCGCGACCGACCCCCGAAGCGGCCAGGCCACCGTGATCGCAGCGATCGACAACCTGGTCAAGGGCACGGCCGGCGCCGCGCTGCAGTCGCTGAACCTCGCTCTGGGGATCGAGGAGGGCACCGGCCTCACCCGCACCGCGATCGCCCCCTGA
- a CDS encoding endo-beta-N-acetylglucosaminidase H: protein MAAISRRTMLAGTGGLALGGLSAAALAGPAQADPVRRPGRSPVSIAYIEVNDNTLENVGRYTLDDGSAAFDVAVIFAANINYDGERAYLHLNENVQHVLDHGDTLVRPLQELGIKVTLSVLGNHQGAGFANFPDAHAADRFAQEVATTVRRYGLDGVDLDDEWVEYGKNGTGMPNEHSFVDLVESLRKHLPNKLISFYVIGPAAEHQVFEGRRVGDAIDYAWNPYYGAFLDLDVPGLPRSRYGAAAVDFRAGSATTPELVGDFAERTLEGGYGALVTYQLQPSDQSELVSAFTGPFYGSTAQYG, encoded by the coding sequence ATGGCAGCCATCTCTCGCAGGACGATGCTCGCAGGGACCGGAGGTCTCGCCCTCGGCGGGCTCTCCGCCGCAGCGCTCGCCGGCCCCGCCCAGGCCGATCCCGTCCGTCGGCCCGGACGCAGCCCCGTCTCCATCGCCTACATAGAGGTCAACGACAACACCCTGGAGAACGTCGGCCGGTACACGCTCGACGACGGGAGCGCCGCATTCGACGTCGCCGTCATCTTCGCGGCGAACATCAACTACGACGGCGAGCGTGCCTACCTGCACCTCAACGAGAACGTCCAGCACGTCCTCGATCATGGCGACACCCTCGTGCGCCCGCTCCAGGAGCTGGGGATCAAGGTCACGCTGTCGGTCCTCGGCAACCACCAGGGGGCCGGCTTCGCCAACTTCCCCGACGCGCACGCCGCTGATCGGTTCGCGCAGGAGGTCGCCACCACGGTGCGCCGCTACGGGCTGGACGGGGTGGATCTCGACGACGAGTGGGTCGAGTACGGCAAGAACGGCACCGGGATGCCCAACGAGCACTCGTTCGTCGACCTGGTCGAGTCGCTGCGCAAGCATCTGCCGAACAAGCTGATCAGCTTCTATGTCATCGGGCCTGCTGCGGAGCACCAGGTGTTCGAGGGCCGACGAGTCGGAGACGCCATCGACTATGCCTGGAACCCCTACTACGGCGCGTTCCTCGATCTCGATGTGCCGGGGCTTCCTCGCTCGCGGTACGGGGCCGCCGCCGTCGACTTCCGCGCCGGCAGCGCCACGACCCCGGAGCTCGTCGGTGATTTCGCCGAGCGGACTCTCGAGGGAGGGTACGGGGCGCTGGTGACCTACCAGCTGCAGCCCAGCGACCAGTCCGAGCTGGTCTCCGCGTTCACCGGGCCGTTCTACGGCAGTACGGCCCAGTACGGGTGA